The genomic interval ACCATGGCACCCACCCTTTTCAAACCGGCCTTGATTGATAGAAATTGATTGACATCCATGGTTTTTTCCGCCAGGGCATCGACCACACTTTTCAGATCTCCTGCACTGGTTGCCACCATAAAGGGCCATATTTCCTTGATGGTAGAGGTGCACGTAGCACAGGCTGTAACAATATGATCGACACCTTCGGCATCCAGTTTGCACACATTGTGGCGCAAAAGCCGCCTGAATGTTTCCGTGTCTCCGGAAGAAAGAGCAGGTATACCACAGCACCCCTGGCCTTGCGGCATATAGATGCCGACGCCATGGTAGTTCAAAACGTCAATGACTGCCTGTGCCACAGAGGGAAATACTTTATCTATTAAACACCCAACAAAAAATGCCACTTTAAGACCGCTTTCGCCCGGCTCCGAGTTCAATGACGGCATCCGGCGGTGAAACGGTTCGGTTGCCAGAGGTTTGAAATGCCTGTCGGCCAGCAGCGGTGAAACAAATCGGGCGCAGGATGTGCCGACGGTATCGTTTACCCTCCGGGTAAAAAGC from Deltaproteobacteria bacterium carries:
- a CDS encoding (Fe-S)-binding protein, producing the protein LFTRRVNDTVGTSCARFVSPLLADRHFKPLATEPFHRRMPSLNSEPGESGLKVAFFVGCLIDKVFPSVAQAVIDVLNYHGVGIYMPQGQGCCGIPALSSGDTETFRRLLRHNVCKLDAEGVDHIVTACATCTSTIKEIWPFMVATSAGDLKSVVDALAEKTMDVNQFLSIKAGLKRVGAMVNPLQEKVTYHDPCHLKKALGVSAEPREVIRAAGSELIEMKDSDACCGMGGSFNLQYYDISSRIGKLKRDNIQATGCNIVATSCPACMMQISDAISRAGDRIVVKHPLEIYAEMIRNG